One segment of Daphnia magna isolate NIES linkage group LG2, ASM2063170v1.1, whole genome shotgun sequence DNA contains the following:
- the LOC116917115 gene encoding bone morphogenetic protein 1, translating to MSMFFSIWTSADQFYRLVNLLSLNKESFYYLNGQACEPFGSIPVFLGECSRMRAIGIAVRIIVVLLLWDCEASTVDKASISETSLNVTETTSFCGGFVTHSFGNITSPKYPSNYDDMLNCKWHFLVQSSHRILFQFYKLFSTEHGYDRVSIYDGISNSARLIVELSGNDSLSQIFTTTSNTATVRFTTDNSLNFPGFALYYSTDPIPACGGVLYTDGIIETPDFPAHYPSSAKCRWVITAESDKRIEITFESFQTEPGRDFLTIMDPLTDLPLLIHSGFSLPDTLISPSNQLILIFQSDHVINQPGFELSYKII from the exons atgtcCATGTTTTTCTCTATCTGGACGTCTGCGGATCAATTTTATCGCCTAGTCAACTTGTTATCGTTAAACAAAGAGTCTTTTTATTATCTTAATGGCCAAGCATGTGAACCTTTTGGGAGCATTCCGGTGTTTCTCGGCGAGTGTTCAAGAATGCGCGCAATTGGCATTGCCGTTCGAATCATAGTAGTTTTGCTATTATGGGATTGTGAGGCGTCAACCGTAGACAAGGCCAGCATATCTGAAACAAGTTTGAATGTTACGGAAACGACAAGCT TTTGCGGTGGTTTTGTCACCCATTCATTCGGTAACATCACGTCTCCGAAGTATCCGTCTAACTACGATGACATGCTTAATTGCAAATGGCATTTTCTTGTCCAATCTTCCCACAGGATCCTTTTCCAATTCTACAAGTTGTTCAGTACTGAGCATGGCTATGATCGTGTTTCT ATTTATGATGGAATCTCTAATTCAGCTCGGCTGATTGTCGAACTCTCTGGGAATGATAGTTTGAGTCAGATTTTCACGACTACCTCCAATACAGCAACTGTTCGCTTCACTACCGACAATAGCTTAAACTTTCCTGGGTTTGCACTGTACTACTCTACGGATCCTATTCCAGCGTGTGGAGGCGTACTGTACACGGATGGTATCATTGAAACTCCAGATTTCCCTGCTCACTATCCATCATCAGCCAAGTGTCGATGGGTTATTACAGCTGAAAGTGACAAGCGAATTGAAATTACATTCGAATCTTTTCAGACTGAACCTGGAAGAGATTTCTTAACG ataATGGATCCCCTGACGGATTTGCCGCTGTTGATTCACTCCGGTTTTAGTTTGCCGGATACGTTGATTTCTCCTTCCAATCAActtattttgatatttcaatCAGATCATGTCATTAATCAACCTGGGTTTGAACTAAGTT